ttgataccagcatcattgcaaatggcttgaaactgagctgaagtgtacttAGTGCCATTGTCAGtccttatcgatttcagcttgcaagctgtttctgtttctacagcatttttaaacttcacaaacacttgagctacctcagacttgtgttttaaaaagaaaatccagcaaaaccttgtaagatcatcaataaagaggatgaaatacctgtttttgctgagtgattcagtcctcatcgggccacatacatcagagtgcaccagctgcagtctttcagtagctctccaagctgaatttataggaaatggcagtcttgcctgtttccccatttggcaaacttcacacacatcatcattcTCCACTGAGCTGATGAAGTTCTCTGCCAAGCCCTCTTTGGCCAATCGAGCcattgatctgaagttggcatgtccaagcctttgatgccaaagcttggagtcttcaacagaggctgtgtatgctgagtttgagtcatttgcccagtgaacctcaaagcatttatcagtcattgtgactgtcataaggcttgatccacttggatcagtaatgtggcattgtttatccttgaacacaacagaataacctttctcgagcagttgagctatgctgagaaggtttctgtcaatctgtggtaccaacagcacatttggaatgatcttgttgcctgtgggagtacatatcagcacttctcctcttccttcagcccttataaactgaccatttccaaccttgaccttggttttataacttctgtccaaggttttaaacaaggagacatctggtgacatgtggttagtgcaaccactgtccagcAACCAGCCTTTAGAGCATTTCTTCTCAGAAGCTACACAGGAAACAGCAAAGACCTGTTCTTCTTGgtcactactgtcctcagctactcgagcttcaacctttgactgctgaaattgattctgccttggcttacttctgtttttgcagaccctttcaacatggcccttcttcttgcagtgttggcatactgcatctagcctaaaccagcatctgtcttctggatggccaggcttcttgcaatgtctgcagggctggtcattgcatcttgcagcatcaggcttaggcctgtttttccaaGGCTTTTTGCCTCTTTGAGCATTAGTGCTCGAGGTTTCTCTGGCCTTGGCTTGAAATGCACCTTCTTGGTGATCTTCAGCTCTGCtagctctcctttgttcctgagcatagaaggtgttgattaactcagtcaaagagatgctagcaaggtctcttgagtcctctagggaggatatcttggcctcatatctctcaggcaaagtggagaggactttctccacaattcttgcctcatcaaagtgctcacctaggagccttatgctgttaaccactgccataattctatctgagtactgcttcactgtttcttcttccttcatcttcaaattctcgaaatcccttctcaagtttaacagctgctgttgccttgttctctcagtgccttgaaactcctccttaagcttatcccaggcctgttttggagtctcacaggccatgattctggtgaagatgacatctgacacacagttctggatacaggacatggctttgtgccttttggtcctctcatcagcatgttgcctaatctgagctactgtgggattagccctcagtggtgctggctcagtatctgtgttgacaacttcccacagatcgaaggcctgtaggtaagtcttcatcttgaccagccatatgtgaaagccttctccattgaagactggtggggctgctggtgaaaatcctgaagaagccatcaAGTTCCTTGTTTTGaagcaacaggtccactaagacaagagctctcgataccaattgttggtgcaagaggcagcaacaagCTGTTTCTAGTCTTGCTTGAGAAGTAAGCCTCGAGCCTTGGTGAAGAAGCAAACTCGGAAGCAGAAAACAGAAAGATGAAACAAGCAAGtgaaaaacagaaaagagagaagaagattgaatgaaaaatgagctGATATCTTTCATTAACCAAatcaacaaggcattaagccattacatatatcagtcaacaagtaaaacaaacaagtaatcacctaataacatacctaacaccactaaattgcctagtaacttggtaaacttgattgaaaaacaaaaaacttctacctaaacttgtcattcagcacctaattacatcaaaatgcagctaccaaccaagtttgatcctaactaaatacaaaacattcaattaaggaaACTAAATGGATAGCTTCAGCTTGCTGCACCAATTTTGCTGTTGAAGCACGTtccttgcatggccacctttgctgcTACATGGGAGCTGACTTCAACAAATAACATCTGGAGAATTTTCACAAAGGTTAAAAATATACCTCAAGAATATCTTTCAAATTACTGGCTACCACTTTGAGGTCAGGGGAAGTGTCCTGATGCATTGCTGACATGATAGATGTCCTACATGTTACCCAAGCTCAAATATTACCATTGTGCAGGACTTTGATGAGCCCATCTTTCAGTATAGAAAAGGCAAAATATATCTGATAAAATTTCTGAAATATAACAGCAAGAAGTGAATATGCCTCCTTCCATGACCTCTAATCGAAGGCTACTGCATGAAAACATTTCTTTACCACTTCAAAAAGCACACCTATTTATGCAAGTAGAACGAAAATCATATTCATTTGCAATTAATTTCTATTTGACAGTGTAAAAGGAAATCAGTTATGCCACTAGGGGGTAAAAGAGGCGGCCGGGATTAGCAATTCTAAATTTGTGCTCCCCTTTTGCATCCAACAAAAGAGTTTGACAGGTCGACCTTGTAAATATTTGGCCGGGATTAGCCATAGTTTTGTACAACCCAAATAACATCATTGAATGGGCACGTCTTTTCGAAGCTACTTAATTCTCTTTTTCTCAGTCACAACACCTCAGTTGGACTGCAGGCAGAAAGACAACTTTCTGACAATACCATCCACATATGATAACCTGTCTAACCAGGTGTGCATTGGATACTTTAGCAGCAGCAGTTAACTTGATACATTATTTGGTGTCACACAAACCAAATGTattttgggaaatatatgaattcaAAGAAATAAGCACAGAATCAGAAAAAAGTTATTTCAGCTCTTACAAAGGAATACACCTTCATTTGATGATATGCGCAAAACCTGGTATATACTGACTCAAACCTAGGCTACTGGTCCTTCATTCACTTCCAAGTTGTTCAAATTATTCACCCACAATAAGTTCCTATAGAATGACCTTTCTTTGcacaacaaacaaaatgtatGATACCCATTTTCTCATTGCGAAAATAGTAAAGGAAAACCATGTGCATATGGAAAACAAATAcccaagaaaagaaaattttgaaaaggaaCAGATCGGTAAATAGCAAGAGGATATTACCCCAATATAAATGGCTCTtcaagttttggtggaacagtgGCACCAAAAAATGCAGCTTCCTCAGCCATCCTACACAAAACTCTGCGGACAATTTCTCCCAAATACATACCAGCTATTACCTTCTCATAAATCTGGGATAAATTAAAAGTATACAAATTATGTCAAAAGCTAAAGGACCCGAAAAGCAAAGAAGTTGTGCACTTTACCTGTTCACCAGGATTTAAACTCTCAGTATCTAGTGCATGGTCATAATCTGATAATGGAAGATGCGAAGACCTAAAGTTACCCCACTCCATATTGATAACCTTCAGCCAAATATCAACAACCATTTCAGTATTCATCCTACAGCTAAATTAAACAGTTTTGTTTCAAACTTAGATGGATATCCTCATTGATATTAATTGTGACATCATGAAAGAAAAAGCAGTCTCAAAGCTATAGGAgagttataatatatatgtataaagaaAACACAGCTAACCATCTCTCCTGATTTGGGAAGTAGACCATGCCATTTTGGTATGGCATGTGCTCGCTCCACATATGCTGCATTTGATCCAGTACCAAGGATCACAGAAGCATCAACGTCATTGTTGTTATACCTACCCCCAGCTAGTGTTCCAACAGTGTCGTTGACCTGGTATCAAAATGGTTGCCATAAGACACTATGGGGAAAAGAAACAGTAATGAAAAGCAACATATgtattctttatatatatatatatcaagttcACAgctcaaattaaagtatataaaggTCCTAtaacaattgaaaaaaaaagctaTAACATAAACCTACCAAAGCTGCAATACGCATGTCAAGGCCCTGTCTTTCCATGGCTTTGGCCAATTCTGCTACCACATCTTGGCCAACCTGTTGCATTCAGAAACCAAGAGCAGTAAAAAGATATAAGATGAGGATAGAAAGAAAATGCAATGATAAGTTGCATTAatcaattatatgtaaaaaacCCAAAAGGCAGTAATGTTCGTTCTAGTGGTACAGTTGAATATTGAATTGCTGCCCTGGTTAACGCAACTCGTAGGAGACAAAATAATGGGGCAAGCGTCTAAACCCTTAAAAATAAAAACGACTAAATGCACAACAATAAGTATGAAAAGAGAGTCTGAGGGAAAGAGTAGTGACCATGTCATCTATAGAGAAGCCTTTTGTCCACCTAAGAAGGGTTCCAGAAGCAATGGAGGATTGCATCACAGGGAATGAGAAGGTAAAACCAAGCTCCCTCTGCCTACCAGGACTTTGTTTAAAATCTGAGCCTTCTTGAGCTACAAATTTTGCAAGTTCTGCTGCAATATAGTCAAATAATGCCTGAAATCAACACCACCAGTCAGAAATTGGACAACTTATTATGCCTCAACCAGGTTCCGGTTGTTCCTAGAAAAGCAGAAGCACTTACATCAGAACTCCCTGTCATCAAACTCGGAGGAATCGGCACCTCCTCAAACTGTTGATT
The genomic region above belongs to Gossypium hirsutum isolate 1008001.06 chromosome D05, Gossypium_hirsutum_v2.1, whole genome shotgun sequence and contains:
- the LOC107902724 gene encoding hexokinase-1 isoform X3, whose protein sequence is MGKVAIGAAVVCGIAVAAAAAVVVHRKTKKSGRWVKAMEILKEFEEKCGTPIPRLKQVADAMIVEMHAGLASEGGSKLKMLISYVDHLPTGREKGLFYALDLGGTNFRVLRVQLGGKGRGIVNQQFEEVPIPPSLMTGSSDALFDYIAAELAKFVAQEGSDFKQSPGRQRELGFTFSFPVMQSSIASGTLLRWTKGFSIDDMVGQDVVAELAKAMERQGLDMRIAALVNDTVGTLAGGRYNNNDVDASVILGTGSNAAYVERAHAIPKWHGLLPKSGEMVINMEWGNFRSSHLPLSDYDHALDTESLNPGEQIYEKVIAGMYLGEIVRRVLCRMAEEAAFFGATVPPKLEEPFILGCYLLKSAPM
- the LOC107902724 gene encoding hexokinase-1 isoform X2 — its product is MGKVAIGAAVVCGIAVAAAAAVVVHRKTKKSGRWVKAMEILKEFEEKCGTPIPRLKQVADAMIVEMHAGLASEGGSKLKMLISYVDHLPTGREKGLFYALDLGGTNFRVLRVQLGGKGRGIVNQQFEEVPIPPSLMTGSSDALFDYIAAELAKFVAQEGSDFKQSPGRQRELGFTFSFPVMQSSIASGTLLRWTKGFSIDDMVGQDVVAELAKAMERQGLDMRIAALVNDTVGTLAGGRYNNNDVDASVILGTGSNAAYVERAHAIPKWHGLLPKSGEMVINMEWGNFRSSHLPLSDYDHALDTESLNPGEQIYEKVIAGMYLGEIVRRVLCRMAEEAAFFGATVPPKLEEPFILGTSIMSAMHQDTSPDLKVVASNLKDILEVYF
- the LOC107902724 gene encoding hexokinase-1 isoform X1; this translates as MGKVAIGAAVVCGIAVAAAAAVVVHRKTKKSGRWVKAMEILKEFEEKCGTPIPRLKQVADAMIVEMHAGLASEGGSKLKMLISYVDHLPTGREKGLFYALDLGGTNFRVLRVQLGGKGRGIVNQQFEEVPIPPSLMTGSSDALFDYIAAELAKFVAQEGSDFKQSPGRQRELGFTFSFPVMQSSIASGTLLRWTKGFSIDDMVGQDVVAELAKAMERQGLDMRIAALVNDTVGTLAGGRYNNNDVDASVILGTGSNAAYVERAHAIPKWHGLLPKSGEMVINMEWGNFRSSHLPLSDYDHALDTESLNPGEQIYEKVIAGMYLGEIVRRVLCRMAEEAAFFGATVPPKLEEPFILGSLRLEVMEGGIFTSCCYISEILSDIFCLFYTERWAHQSPAQW